The segment TCGGCTCCAAGTTACGCATGAGGCACCAGTTTATTCCACCACAACATACGCTcctccaagctactacaccgaggcaccCAAATACTTAGCAACAAAGGCACCGAGTACTATAGAGCTCCAAGTACTATGCTGAGCCCAGCTTACACCACCACCACTGTTgcatactacaccacaacggAAGTAGCTAAGTACTACGTAGCTCCGGACTTACTACGCTGGAACTTCCCAATCTTACTACAGTGAGCCCAcatactacaccgaggctccacAGTACTACTCTGCTCCGTCTTATTACACCACGGTTGCGCCATCTTACTACACCGAGCCCAGCTATTACACAACCTATGCTGCTCCGGCATCCTACCCCGAGGCTCCAAAATATTTGGCTCCtagttactacaccgaagctccGGTTTACTACACCACATATTCCAAACAAAGCCATTACACCGAGGCACCACAATACTACACTGCCACTTCTTATTATACCACTAAGGCCCCGGAGTACCTACGCAGTGGAGAAGGCCGAATACTACCCTACCCACTTATGCTGCTCCttcttactacactgaggctccaaaGTTCTATCCGGcctccaagttactacaccaccaaggctcctgaGTACACCActaaggctcccgagtactacaccaccaaggctcccgagtactacaccaccaaggctcccgagtactacaccaccaaggcctCCCGAGTAccacaccaccaaggctcccactagtaccaccaaggctcccgagtactacaccaccaaggccccgagtactacaccaccccATACGTCGCCCCTAGCTACTACAGCGAAGTCCGAAACATTATTCAGGTCCCAGCTACAGACCTGAGACACCAAAGTATTACAAATAGCTCTGAAGATTTTAATCAGATGGTTCGGaaaatcaatgtttgttttatttttgttacaCGGTAGACGTTACACAATATAATGGTATCCGCTAGTTATGTACTATGCTGCACTTATTAAGTTATGATGTTAAAATGGTACTGGAATATTATTATTCTCCTAAAGAAGGTTTGTTTACTTCAAATTTGTCCTGCTCCATTGCTTCCATTGGCATCAGTTCATCATCAGTATCAGTTTAATTTCG is part of the Daphnia magna isolate NIES unplaced genomic scaffold, ASM2063170v1.1 Dm_contigs596, whole genome shotgun sequence genome and harbors:
- the LOC123469336 gene encoding extensin-2-like, giving the protein MANCATMILLAVVSLIAEKLWGGPMGSSSGYYTSQAPYYTTTYAAPSYYTTKAPEYYTTTYAAPSYYTEAPKYYTTKAPEYYTTTYAAPAYYTEPRSITRLQVTHEAPVYSTTTYAPPSYYTEAPKYLATKAPSTIELQLRTYYAGTSQSYYSEPTYYTEAPQYYSAPSYYTTVAPSYYTEPSYYTTYAAPASYPEAPKYLAPSYYTEAPVYYTTYSKQSHYTEAPQYYTATSYYTTKAPEYLRSGEGRILPYPLMLLLLTTLRLQSSIRPPSYYTTKAPEYTTKAP